The Gossypium arboreum isolate Shixiya-1 chromosome 6, ASM2569848v2, whole genome shotgun sequence DNA window AAAAATTGATGATTTGCACCAAATTAGCCACCAGTCCAATTCCAAATAATTTCAATTAGGTTGATCCGATTGATTTTCGATATACAAAAAAAATTAGTATTGTACCAttatcttaaaatttaaaaatgaaatgatttcaaaaatttttaaaaaaagtattAATATAATCTCACCCATATCGTCTCCACCACAGCTTAGCTGTATTTCACTCTCTCTCCTCTCTCTGAAAAACAGAACCcctcttttcttttaatttaattgaaaaataataatattcattAAGGTTAACACTTAACAGAACTCTGTTCACTTCACTGCAACTAAAATTGAAAGTGTAGCGCTCTATACTATTCCACACACATTCCTCGCctctttttaactttttttttccctATTCGATTCGTTCTTTAGGGTTTTTTGCGCTTTCGATTTCATTGCCTGTAAATGCTTCCTAAATGTACGGACAATCTCAGCCTATGAACATTCCCCCTCAGATCGCCGGCTCCGACGCTGACGTCGACGACGATGTTTCAGCCTCCGTATCCGTCGATAACCACCACATCGTTACTTACGAGGCTCCCTCCCTCGACGATGTTGGTGGAGTAGACGACGTAGCCACCAATCCTTTCTACGCCACTGCCGCCGCTACTTCCGCCTCTGGCTTGGATGTTGTTCCACGAGGCGATGGTGCCAGCCAACTCACTCTATCGTTTCGTGGTCAGGTCTATGTATTTGATGCTATTACTCCTGAGAAGGtctgatttttttttatcaattatgCCAGTTAGGGTTTGCTTAGATTTTTTGTTTTTGAAGTACCAAATTGATACCTTAAACTGGGGAGTGATGTGACTTCGTTACAACTTATtttaagttataaaataaaattgcacaTTGTAAAGATTTTCCTTTTGAATCGAATTTTTGCAGTTTCATGCAGTGTTGTTACTGTTGGGTGGATGTGAACTGACTTCAGGTACCCATGGTGTTGAAATGTCATCTCAGAACCTAAGGGTAGTACTCTTAAATTTGtttacttttcttttttcttgctATGATTTTTAATTACCTTTTCCCCCTTTTTGCTTAGGGTGGAATGGACTTTCCGAGATCTAATCAACCGCACAGAGCAGCGTCGCTAGACAGGTTTCGCAAGAAGAGAAAAGAACGATGCTTTGATAAGAAAGTTAGATATGGTGTTCGCCAGGAAGTTGCTCTTAGGTTTGCATTTTCCTTCCCTGAACTGCCTTGTGAATGTTTTCATCAAATTTTGAACTAGGAAAGTTGTTTTTATTGATCTTGCAGTTGATGCTAACAACTTTGCCTGGGAACTAGTATAGTTTTAGTAACAATGGCCCTTTTGAGGTTTGAGGAATTACATGAGCATTAATACTTAAAGGAGGTTATGGGTTATATACGACAGGAGATATGTTTGGTGTTACCGGATTGCCAATGTAAATTATCTTTATTGCAAATTTTATatttatgcaaattatgtttcTCCTTTTCATACATTATATGAGCATGATCATCACATGCATCGATAATGTTAAGATTAGTTCACTGTGTTTATGCATGCTATTCATTAATGTTAGAATCTGAGGATCTTTATAAATATGTGTTTAATAAATTACCATCCAATTCTAAAGAGCAATAAATAATCATTTTTGCAGGCTCATGTAGCCCAGATAGATGAGCTTTTATTAAAGTTGTCTTCTATGTTGAGGAATCTTGTTAACAAGATATTGCAGTGTCGTCTAGTCTTCTATGggtctaatttttaaaattgtttgaatttaacaaaattattagGATCTAGGGAGTATATATAGTGCTGATAGATTAACAAATCAGGAGTTACAAGGTAATATTTCTTGGAACATCAGACTGTACTAGGATAACATTTATCCACCTGTTTAGTTTCACTATcatcaaatttaattattaattcatGGATGCTCTTGTTGCTTGTCACTGACCGCTGCATTGTTTATTTTGCTACAGAATTATCAAACTCAATCAACAAAATTTTAGAGCAGGATATCTATTGGGAATAAGCTGGGATCTGGCATATCTATTCATGACCTTAAAACTTATTATAAGTTAATACAGTGCTTATTTAATGAAGAAGCCATTACTGAAAAGAACTGCTTTTGAATAAAAGTTTCATTTAAGAATCACTATAAGCTCATATTTCTAATTTCATGATCGATGTTTTGTAACAATTCAATTTGAATTCACTGAAAACACCTAATATTGACGATTTAGGGGATTTATATTCACTGAAAACACCTAATTTCATGATCCATGTTTCTTTTTAAATTGTTTTCAGTCTGACATGTGTCTTGTATAGGTCAAGTCTGATAAATAAATGGTCTCACAAACGGGAAAGGAATTTAAAGAATTCAAACAATGGCAAAAAGTATTTTCCTTCAATGTTTAATTGTCTGCTCTAGGAGCAATAGGAGAACCACACAAACAAATGGGAGAGCATACCCTTTTAATCTTTTAGGGAATTTTCATCTCTATTAATGATTAAGTAACAGAATAatttagaaagaaaatatatatagacGCACTATTGAGTTCATGGAAACTGAAATCTTAATATCTTGGATGTTTTATTTACTGAACAGGAGTCTAGAAAGCTCATTAGGGACCGTCTGTACTTATTGGCAACTTTTATTGTTCAATATTTGGTAATTTCTTATCTCTGTGATTGCATCAGGATGCAGCGTAATAAGGGTCAATTTACATCTTCCAGAAAATCTGATGGTGATTATGGCAGTTGTAGTCAGGATGATGATAACCTAGCAGATACTGTGTGAGTTTTATACCATCTTCAACTGTGCTGTTCTTTGCATTTTCTTTCAATGAAGATCTGGCAAATGTGTTTTCTGTTTTACCTTCAGGCATACTGCCAATATATTTATCATTTCTCTCATTTATAAGATTTCCTGGTGAAATCTCAAGATAAAATCCAATAATTGAAGTTATATAATGTCATTTTCTCAATCTTTCCAGTTGCACGCACTGTGGCATTAGCTCAAAGGCCACCCCTATGATGCGACGTGGTCCATCTGGTCCAAGGTCGCTATGCAATGCTTGTGGACTTTTCTGGGCAAACAAGGTTGGTGTCTCTTCTGTGATTGATAGTTCATATTTCTTCACTTTCTCCACGTTTCTCATTTACAATTGAGAATGTTGCTGTTCCATGATTCTTTGCAGCATTGTCACTGTAGTTCTGCTCATATATTGGGTAGTTTTAGATGTATTTAAGTCACTTTTATGTTTTTAACTGCTTGTTGAAGATTTATTAAATTGGATTGGTTATAATTAAGattccaattaaaaattttcagtGACATCTCATTGACTCACTCTATAAAGCTATTGTCAAGGAATAAGATTTACATAGTTGCTTTAGCCTTCAGTATGAGCCAAGTAACTCCCGCACTTCTCCCTATCTCTGTTCTACATGCAAAAACAAATATCCAGAGTGATGGGAACAGGGAATGTGATTCGTGTCCTTGCCGACTGCACATTATGCAATTATATAGTTTGTAATATTTATCTCTTTTTGTGTGCATAGAAGTTGAAGATTGTGATTGTAGCTATATTTTAAGTTTCCAAGATTTTTCTTCTACACTTTTCTCTGCCTCCTTTTCCCAACACCCATCCCCCATATTTCTCTCCTTGCATGTGCAGTAGCCCACAAGATTCTACATCAAGAAAAGGAAATGTACTTTTACGGACATATGTATTCCCTCCCCATTTTTACCTTTTCGATATTGATTTTTTTTGCTTACAAGTGTTATCCAACGTCTCTTTTACGGACATTGTTTTAAATTTACTTTTAGTTTTGCATGTAGATTAATGTTTTCCCCTCTTCATAACATTCAACGTGCTTTGAGTTCTTAACTATTGTAACGTCATGCAGGGTACTTTGAGGGATATTCCCAAGAAAACTCATGAACATTCCCCGACTCCAGTTGAGCAGGTATGTTTCATAAGATTGTGAAGTTATTCGACGTCTGGACCCCCTGCTAACATAAACTTTTTTTCTGATATAGGGAGAAAGCGAACCAAATGACTCGGATTCTGGAACTGCTATTCCTACAGAAAGCAATGTAGTACCTTTCTCAAATGGGGATGACTCAGCTCTAATCGGCATTGCCGAGCACTAATCATCCATGCCAATATTTGCCAATGTGTCAGTCAGCTAGATCTTTCATTAGTAATTTCTTTAAAACTTGTCCTACGTGTACAGATATCATAGTTGCCTTATCAAATATACGAAGTTTCTCCTCCTATTCCTTGAGTGAGTACCTTCTGCATTAATTAAAACTCTTTTTTAAGAGAAGCTACTTGAGATGTATCACTTGAAGCTTCAACAATTATCCTTTTTCATATGCCATAAGCTTCCAGCATCTTTACCCCTCGACTATCTAAGCCtctttttatatatgtatacacatatatatatattgttgagGGCGAGGATCTGCTTTGGAGTTTTTCACTCCCTAACGGTGGAGATATTGTTTTTGGGATGTCTATATTTGGTTGTAGTTATGTTTTTGTTTCTCTAGTCCAAGGAGTGCTCAAATGATGAAATATTTCCTTGGTGGATCTAGGCCTCTTTTCGAAATTTCGTGAATCCCTTTGGGCTTTCTTCGAAATAGGGAGATAAAAATCTTAAGGTTAAAATTGACCATACATCTTAAGATCAATACCTTCGCCATTGAGGGAGAGATATTGTAAAGCAGATATTCTCCctgaatatatataataaataatcaaATGCATTTTAAGATCAATACCTTCACCAGAGAGATATTGTAAAGTAGATACTCTCcttgaatatatataataaataatcaaATGTGAATTTAGTTCACGTAAAGTatgaataataatttatataaaggGTCAATTGGAGTCCTTATATATGTTATTCCTTCTTTGTCAGATCCTTGTCGTGGTCCATCGTTTTCTTTTTGGTCATTTGAGCCAAGCTAAAAATACCAAAGAATATCATCTATGGAATGTCTTGATGTGAATGTGGTAGCAATAGCATGGTTAGTTGTTTTATTCCATTTTGATTATTATTGGTTGACCCTTAGCTTCAATTTGTAGGATTAGTAGTAGGCCTAGTAGTGTCCTTGTCATGACCGACCGACCTACCTTTTTACTTATCGAATTTACTCGTTCTCCTATGGGTTGACTTTGCTGCAACTTCAGTCAATTTTATTCGCACTAATTACATGGGGAGGGTGTCTAACCTCCATTTAGCCATTCACATTCAAAGTAAGGTTAGAAAGATTACTCGAATTGAGTTAAAATTTTCTAGTTAGATGAGTTAatgacttttatttattattttaattgatctgaatttaatttttaaattgagtAGAGTAAAACTGTTtgagtttaatttttaaaaaattaaaaatgtcaaattgaaattttgttaacaatatggttaattttaagttagagcacataaatttgagaTCATATATATTTGCAAAACTATTTCAAGGCAAaataagagaaaagaaaaacaagataCTTTACCATCGTAAActtaatttgataattatttatcattttgaatttttttaaattttcatttttatatatttttagagttttatataatgttatatctaacttctaattgttctttttaattcttttatgaatttttatttttatatatttttattgaaagagatcaatttacttattttcaaatttAACATGTGTAAGTGTTTACGCCCACTTATTATTTGAGTTGTAAAATTCAAATTAACTAGAActcaaaaatcaaatttttaataaatttgaataaatcaaataactcgattcgattaagtcataatttaaataataataataataaaatttgagtCATGGggttgtacaaatttggatatttGAATTTAGcacttttttttctaatttggcACCTAAGCTTGTCAAATGTTATACAAATTATTCTAAATTATACATGAAATTTGGTCCAATGTGTAATTTGATAATATGAACTTTGATTCGGTGCAATTATATGCATGAAACTTGAATTAtggttcatatatatacatgaaactttgattttAATTCACATGTTcacatttaaagaaatgaatacatatatttatttttatattagataaatataattgtTTGTGTATAAAATATATCAAACGTAAAATGGTGTTAATTTGATAATATTGTCGGtgatttatgaaaattgaatcaaatcaaaattttcatgtataaaattacataaaattaaaattcacgtATGAGATTATACATTAGATAAAAGTCCATGTATAATTTAGATACTTAtacctttatttatttatatgaaattgtttcttttaattttaaattaattcaaatatttgctttcaaagaaaaaaaaaagagtaagttGCAACACTTTTTTACTCTTCCCTAGTGTAAAAATATTATTGTTtactatttatttataatatttacaaGGGTAAGTATTTAATAGATTGATGGTTTTTATTCtacaaataatttcaaatttttacatttgtctttttttaatatgtatttttagtAATTTACTATATCCATGCATTATTATAGAAAATTCCAATTCTCTAGCACACACGACTCTTTTGATCATTTCTTCACATATACTTGCAGTAGTATTCAAGTAATGCCCTTTGATTTCACATGTTTCAGCCTATGATTTATAAATTGCTTCGGCACAAAATAAGAAATGGTCTCTTCAACACATAAAAGTTGGGAGTTCAtataagacacttatcaaccctgACCTTACTTGTAGAGTTTAAAAACTTCATTCACAGTTTACCAAATATTTTatctatttataaatatattgcttaaaaatggtgaaattatttTGGTTCTTATCATTATAGTTACTACCTTAACAACAATAAATTTTTTGATGTAACAATGATTCGAACCTAAACTATTTATGAGATAGATGCATATCCTATTAATAGGCCATGACTTAGGGTTAACCTTAACTACAATATAACAAAGCAATGGCAATGGCTTTTTTATTATGACGggtaattaaatcaatttatttttttgttaaagCAATGAGACTAATGACTAGTGTGGTTTGAATGGGTTGAGCTATCAGTTTGATAAATGGTTTTGAACTAGTTAAATTGAGAATCGATATAAACCGACTAAAAAATTTTCGCAtcctttttttaacttttttttgaatattttaaagtttttaatttttttaaatcgaaCCAATTAAACCAATTAGACCGAAAATTAGTGGCCTAATCAATTTGACACCTATtcgatttaaaaaaattagtatttacattACTCATCACACatgcttttatttaattttaaccaGATAAATTCGTAATTAAAGTAaaagtattataataaattatgcaaatataaaaattaagaatCATGTGAGAATAACGTGAAATaatatgggtaaattttttttcatcacttaactaaaaaaaattacaatttggtcactaaactattcaagtgttttttttttaaatcactaggctattaatttttttaacgttCTGATAGTGAGCTCCAATCAACAATTTGGAGATCGGTATGGTAGATCAGTACCCATTAATGAGTggaagaacataccttagatccaagttAATTTGACGATTAATGTTGGACATCAAAGAAAAAATAgtttgaattttggtttagcaaatTTGTAACGTctaaagttgtttcatgaaaaaaaactgAACTGTAGAAGAGAAGGGGTAAAAGAGCTTTCGATTTGTGTAAACAATGGAAACAGATAAAACCATATAATATCGATTTTAACAGTCTAATAACTTAaacaaaaacttttgaataattcaatgaGGATATTATAACTAATGCTATAATTTATCAATAAATGCATTATTATAAATTGAGTAGCTACAGTAACTTAAGCAAAACACTAAATGATTAAAAAAACCTTAATCACATAAAACAAATTATTAACatgtaaaatatattataatattccGAACtcacaaaaataaaataagtacaaatatgatatgaaaaataACATGAACGAACATGAATACATAAACATGACAAAATCGATACTATTACAGTA harbors:
- the LOC108484096 gene encoding GATA transcription factor 25-like, with translation MYGQSQPMNIPPQIAGSDADVDDDVSASVSVDNHHIVTYEAPSLDDVGGVDDVATNPFYATAAATSASGLDVVPRGDGASQLTLSFRGQVYVFDAITPEKFHAVLLLLGGCELTSGTHGVEMSSQNLRGGMDFPRSNQPHRAASLDRFRKKRKERCFDKKVRYGVRQEVALRMQRNKGQFTSSRKSDGDYGSCSQDDDNLADTVCTHCGISSKATPMMRRGPSGPRSLCNACGLFWANKGTLRDIPKKTHEHSPTPVEQGESEPNDSDSGTAIPTESNVVPFSNGDDSALIGIAEH